The Marinobacter sp. ANT_B65 genome has a segment encoding these proteins:
- a CDS encoding ABC transporter permease yields the protein MSFISFWFASIPVSALPLLLACLGLILSERSGVVNLGAEGYMAVGAMSGAVVTLLTGSPWLGIGAGVLAGCCLGLLFAFSVAVLKADQILSGLAVMAIGLGLSGFIGRHWVHQPFNGMNAPDLPGLQQLPLLGGLLFKQPLLAWVSILLVIVIAWILHRTRIGLRFTAVGEDPAAADNAGISVPGMQMSAGMLCGALCGLGGAYLSVASAHIWVDNMVAGRGWIALALVVFARWRPGRALVGALLFGAVDMLLPRLQAQGLQVPVYLMGMLPYLLTILVLVLATRSRFRDEPAALGVTYLRQDRH from the coding sequence CACTACCTCTTCTACTGGCGTGTCTGGGGCTGATTTTATCTGAACGTTCGGGAGTCGTTAACCTGGGCGCCGAGGGGTATATGGCTGTCGGAGCAATGTCCGGGGCTGTGGTAACACTCCTGACCGGATCGCCTTGGCTGGGAATAGGAGCCGGGGTCCTTGCCGGTTGTTGCCTTGGACTGCTCTTCGCATTTTCTGTTGCAGTTCTTAAAGCCGACCAGATACTCAGTGGCTTGGCGGTAATGGCAATTGGTCTCGGACTTTCAGGTTTTATCGGGCGTCATTGGGTGCATCAGCCATTTAATGGCATGAACGCTCCTGACCTTCCTGGATTACAGCAGCTCCCGTTACTGGGAGGGCTACTCTTCAAACAACCGTTGCTTGCATGGGTGTCTATTCTGCTCGTAATTGTGATTGCATGGATACTCCATCGTACCCGTATTGGTCTGCGCTTTACGGCGGTAGGGGAAGATCCTGCCGCTGCAGATAATGCGGGCATTTCTGTCCCTGGCATGCAGATGTCAGCAGGCATGCTCTGTGGAGCCCTGTGTGGGTTGGGCGGAGCGTATCTATCAGTTGCCAGTGCCCATATCTGGGTTGACAACATGGTGGCAGGAAGAGGATGGATAGCCCTGGCTCTGGTCGTTTTCGCTCGTTGGCGACCTGGCCGTGCATTGGTTGGTGCACTGCTGTTTGGCGCCGTAGACATGCTTCTGCCCAGGCTCCAGGCGCAAGGACTTCAGGTACCTGTTTATCTGATGGGAATGCTCCCCTACCTTCTGACCATACTGGTGTTGGTTCTGGCAACGCGCTCACGCTTTCGCGATGAGCCCGCAGCATTAGGCGTAACCTACTTGCGCCAGGACCGCCACTAG